The following proteins are encoded in a genomic region of Rhinolophus ferrumequinum isolate MPI-CBG mRhiFer1 chromosome 17, mRhiFer1_v1.p, whole genome shotgun sequence:
- the UCN2 gene encoding urocortin-2, which translates to MTRCAALVLTVLTLSRVPPVPATPIATSQLLPQNFPQATPCPVASESPSTSTTGPSAAWSHPSLGAHPGPRITLSLDVPLGLLQILLEQARARAVREQAAANAHILAHVGRR; encoded by the coding sequence ATGACCAGGTGCGCTGCGCTGGTGCTGACGGTCCTGACATTGAGCAGGGTCCCACCTGTCCCTGCGACCCCTATCGCAACCTCCCAGCTCCTACCTCAGAACTTTCCCCAGGCCACTCCCTGCCCTGTGGCTTCAGAGAGCCCTTCAACCAGCACCACAGGCCCCTCCGCTGCTTGGAGTCACCCCAGCCTTGGAGCCCACCCCGGCCCACGCATCACCCTCTCGCTGGATGTCCCCCTCGGCCTCTTGCAGATCCTATTGGAGCAGGCCCGGGCCAGAGCGGTGAGGGAGCAGGCTGCCGCCAACGCTCACATCCTGGCCCATGTTGGCCGCCGCTGA